In one Nocardia tengchongensis genomic region, the following are encoded:
- a CDS encoding non-ribosomal peptide synthetase translates to MTVDLPAVRRARAPGGRRGICTLPRLLAAAVESRPDGIALRAGGWSMSYAELDADSTRLARLLIARGLGPGDRVVLALPRSAEAVVAVWGIAKSGAAFVPVDPAAPPQRLAHLLADAGAACGLTFTATRPQLGDALEWLELDAPDWLEAVADASAEPLHFTERTRRLYGDDVAYVVYTSGSTGLPTGVAVTHTGLAGRCGELARRFRITPAARTLHFAAASCDAAVLELLLAVGSAATMVVAPADCPADGELAELLRTERVTHAFLTPAVLAAVDASNLPDLAVVVAGGAECPPDLVARWSPGRAFFTLYGPTETTAAATISAALTTADTATIGGPVPGVSALVLDTRLRPVPSAVAGELYLAGPGLARGYHRQPGLTAARFVPHPNGTGERVYRTGDMVRWVLGPDGAPTLQYLGRNDSREQTRGVRVDVDAIDTARPQRRISTGTERVVATAFSELLGVGRVGAADDFFELGGNSLLATRLAGRIGAGRAVRVPGLLVFEHSTVAALAAAVDRLEVGDRPPLIARASRSMRAPLSLAQQRMWFLARLDPESAAYNIPFGLRLTGALDVAALALALRDLLERHETLRTVYPEDDGNGRQDIRSAAEVPFDLVPVELSEVETRSALIAMASRGFDVTAEVPLRLRLFRIAERDFVLGVVIHHLAADGFSMAPLTRDLMTAYAARVRGVAPDWPPLPVRYADYAVWHRESLGAADDPGSLLADQLGYWRAALTGLPPLLDLPTDRPRPPVATHRGAAQHFRVDAALHRALEDLARAHGISLFMLVHAALAVVLARLAGVGDVAVGAPVAGRGAPELDEVVGMFVNTLVLRTRVDPADSVTDLLDRVRDTDLAAFTHAELPFERLVAELDPPRTRAHHPVFQVALSFHNFGDQVLRLPDLTVTGIDLGETVSPLDLQLTVLPQQGPEGAAGLHCSWRYTTELFDDSTIVRLGRRMTAVLAAMAADPGSAVGDLPCTEPDELAAFPVAGPSRAVPQRFLFDAFGDRAQRRPDATAVTGDGVTLTYGELFDRSNRLARRLIRMGVGPGVVVGAALDPGPDLVVCLYAIVQAGGVYLPLDPDQPPDRTADLLATAAPVCVVTADLVNSPELGDFSPAPITDADRLRPLREQDLAYLIFTSGSTGRPKGVGISHAAIANHIAFLTAEYQLVETDTYLQLVPSGFDASLIAYTAPLAVGGHVVVPSRARRTDPDHLADLLTRHRVSAFLAVPSLLRALLEHAPRAALSGLRVVWVGGEALPAELIARFTATSPARLHNLYGPTEATISITGAEVTRHDGGPVSIGAPHWNSRAYVLDARLHPVPPGAPGELYVAGAQLARGYLSRAAGTAERFPADPFGPAGERMYRTGDLVRRTRDGGLEYLGRTDFQLKLRGQRLEPGEVESALCAHPEVVEAVVAIRRDRLVGYLRTVAGATPEPDDVLAVARKRLPGYMIPADLVLLEAFPLGTTGKLDRAALPDPEPVCRVYAAPETADEQAVADVFSVELGVEKVGREDDFFTVGGNSLSAIRVRAALARSLGLPVPLALLFAHPRVRELAAALRAETVANMAEPDWAADAVLDPEITAHDLPPRRPGPLAAVLLTGATGFLGGFLLRELLERTDATVYCLTRAADPAAARHRIHVNADRYGIDLGAYQDRIVAVPGDLARPRLGLSAADFTTLAERLDAIYHNAAHVNHLEPYARMRAANVGGTAEILRLATTHHRTPVRYISTASVPDGPLPDGLPGYVRTKWVGEQLVRAAADRGLPVRIHRPGLITGDSHTGAAGSDDAWWTMLRAMLVLGLAPELPDGAVAMLPVDQVAAAVVSGAAWQRPAETGDATPVVLLPSRTVSLAAVRDEILSRGYRLASVAPADFAAALLTAAERPDADALLVRAAALSINYSAEVTGMAGRDPHSACAGVDRAILSRYLDYYVRTGFLSPA, encoded by the coding sequence TGGCCCGGCTGCTCATCGCCCGGGGGCTGGGCCCCGGTGACCGCGTCGTACTCGCCCTGCCACGCTCGGCCGAGGCCGTCGTGGCCGTCTGGGGGATCGCGAAATCGGGCGCGGCCTTCGTACCCGTCGACCCTGCGGCGCCGCCGCAACGGCTGGCGCACCTGCTCGCCGACGCGGGTGCGGCCTGCGGGCTCACATTCACCGCCACCCGTCCCCAGCTGGGCGATGCCCTCGAGTGGCTCGAACTCGATGCCCCGGACTGGCTCGAGGCCGTGGCGGATGCCTCGGCCGAACCCCTGCATTTCACCGAACGCACCCGCCGGCTGTACGGCGACGATGTCGCCTACGTCGTCTACACCTCGGGTTCGACCGGACTCCCGACGGGTGTGGCCGTCACCCACACCGGCTTGGCCGGGCGCTGCGGCGAACTCGCTCGCCGCTTCCGTATCACCCCCGCTGCCCGCACCCTGCACTTCGCCGCCGCGAGCTGCGACGCGGCTGTGCTCGAACTGCTGCTGGCCGTCGGCTCCGCGGCCACCATGGTCGTCGCGCCCGCCGACTGCCCCGCCGACGGCGAACTCGCGGAGTTGCTGCGCACCGAGCGGGTGACCCACGCCTTCCTCACCCCGGCCGTCCTCGCCGCCGTCGATGCCTCGAATTTGCCCGACCTCGCGGTGGTGGTCGCGGGCGGCGCGGAATGCCCACCCGATCTGGTCGCTCGGTGGTCTCCCGGCCGCGCCTTCTTCACCCTTTACGGACCCACCGAAACCACGGCCGCCGCGACCATCAGCGCTGCGCTGACCACCGCCGACACCGCCACCATCGGCGGACCCGTCCCCGGCGTGAGCGCCCTGGTCCTCGATACCCGGCTGCGGCCGGTGCCCAGCGCCGTGGCCGGTGAGCTCTACCTGGCCGGGCCGGGGCTCGCGCGCGGCTACCATCGGCAGCCGGGGCTCACCGCCGCGCGTTTCGTCCCGCACCCGAACGGCACGGGGGAGCGCGTCTATCGCACCGGCGACATGGTGCGATGGGTGCTCGGGCCGGACGGCGCGCCGACCCTGCAATATTTGGGGCGCAACGACTCTCGGGAGCAGACCCGTGGGGTTCGGGTCGACGTGGATGCGATCGACACCGCGCGGCCGCAGCGCCGTATTTCGACTGGCACCGAGCGCGTGGTGGCCACCGCCTTCTCGGAGCTGCTGGGCGTGGGGCGGGTCGGCGCGGCGGACGACTTCTTCGAACTCGGCGGAAACTCCCTGCTCGCTACCCGATTGGCGGGACGGATCGGAGCGGGGCGCGCGGTGCGGGTACCCGGGCTGCTGGTGTTCGAGCATTCGACGGTCGCCGCGCTGGCGGCCGCCGTCGACCGCCTCGAGGTCGGCGACCGGCCACCGTTGATCGCGCGGGCATCGCGCTCGATGCGCGCGCCGTTGTCCCTTGCGCAGCAACGCATGTGGTTCCTGGCGCGGCTGGACCCGGAGTCGGCGGCCTACAACATTCCGTTCGGGCTGCGGCTCACCGGCGCACTCGACGTGGCCGCGCTCGCGCTCGCACTGCGGGACCTGCTCGAACGGCACGAGACCCTGCGGACCGTCTACCCCGAGGATGACGGGAACGGCCGCCAGGATATTCGTTCGGCGGCTGAGGTCCCCTTCGACCTGGTGCCGGTCGAGCTGTCCGAGGTCGAGACGCGGTCGGCGCTGATCGCCATGGCGAGTAGAGGGTTCGACGTCACCGCCGAGGTTCCGCTACGGCTGCGGCTGTTCCGGATCGCGGAGCGCGACTTCGTGCTCGGGGTCGTGATCCATCACCTGGCCGCAGACGGCTTCTCGATGGCTCCCCTGACCCGCGACCTGATGACCGCCTATGCGGCCCGGGTGCGCGGTGTCGCGCCGGACTGGCCGCCGCTGCCCGTGCGATACGCGGATTATGCTGTCTGGCACCGGGAATCACTGGGCGCGGCGGACGATCCCGGCTCGTTGCTCGCCGATCAACTCGGGTACTGGCGCGCGGCGCTGACCGGACTGCCGCCGCTGCTGGACCTGCCCACCGATCGCCCGCGCCCGCCGGTAGCCACCCATCGCGGTGCAGCGCAACACTTTCGGGTGGACGCAGCTCTGCATCGAGCGCTCGAGGACCTGGCCCGGGCCCACGGCATCTCCTTGTTCATGCTCGTGCACGCGGCACTCGCCGTCGTCCTGGCGCGACTGGCCGGAGTCGGCGATGTGGCCGTGGGCGCGCCGGTGGCGGGTCGCGGTGCGCCCGAACTCGACGAAGTCGTCGGCATGTTCGTCAATACCCTGGTGCTGCGCACCCGCGTCGATCCCGCCGACAGCGTGACCGACCTGCTCGACCGGGTCCGCGACACCGACCTGGCCGCCTTCACCCACGCCGAACTGCCCTTCGAGCGACTGGTGGCCGAACTCGATCCGCCCCGCACCCGGGCCCATCACCCGGTGTTCCAGGTGGCCTTGTCCTTCCACAACTTCGGCGACCAGGTGCTGCGCCTGCCCGATCTGACGGTCACCGGCATCGATCTCGGCGAGACGGTCTCGCCGCTCGATCTCCAGCTGACCGTGCTGCCGCAGCAGGGTCCCGAAGGCGCTGCGGGACTGCACTGTTCGTGGCGATATACCACCGAACTCTTCGACGACAGCACGATCGTCCGGCTCGGTCGGCGGATGACGGCCGTGCTGGCCGCGATGGCCGCCGATCCGGGATCCGCGGTCGGGGACCTGCCCTGCACCGAGCCCGACGAACTCGCGGCCTTCCCGGTGGCAGGCCCGTCTCGCGCCGTACCGCAGCGGTTTCTGTTCGACGCCTTCGGTGACCGGGCACAGCGCAGGCCGGACGCGACGGCCGTGACCGGAGACGGCGTCACGCTGACCTACGGAGAACTCTTCGACCGCTCGAACCGGTTGGCACGCAGGCTGATCCGGATGGGGGTGGGTCCCGGCGTGGTCGTCGGCGCGGCGCTGGATCCCGGCCCCGACCTCGTGGTCTGCCTCTACGCCATCGTGCAAGCGGGCGGCGTGTACCTGCCGCTCGATCCCGATCAACCCCCCGACCGCACCGCCGACCTGCTCGCCACGGCCGCACCGGTGTGCGTCGTGACCGCGGATCTCGTGAACTCCCCTGAACTGGGCGACTTCTCGCCCGCTCCGATCACCGACGCCGACCGCCTGCGCCCGCTGCGCGAGCAGGATCTCGCCTACCTGATCTTCACTTCTGGATCCACCGGACGCCCGAAAGGTGTCGGGATCTCACACGCGGCCATCGCCAATCACATCGCCTTCCTCACCGCCGAATACCAACTGGTCGAGACCGATACCTACCTGCAACTGGTGCCCAGCGGGTTCGACGCCTCACTGATCGCCTACACGGCCCCGCTCGCCGTGGGCGGACATGTGGTCGTCCCGTCGCGGGCTCGGCGCACCGATCCCGACCACCTCGCTGATCTCCTGACCCGCCACCGGGTATCGGCGTTCCTGGCCGTTCCGTCCCTCCTGCGCGCGCTGCTCGAGCATGCGCCCCGTGCGGCCCTGTCCGGCCTGCGGGTGGTGTGGGTGGGCGGTGAGGCCCTGCCCGCCGAGCTGATCGCGCGCTTCACCGCGACCAGCCCCGCGCGGCTGCACAACCTGTACGGACCCACCGAGGCGACGATCTCCATCACCGGCGCCGAGGTCACCCGCCACGACGGCGGTCCGGTGTCCATCGGCGCGCCGCACTGGAATTCCCGCGCCTACGTGCTCGACGCCCGCCTGCATCCGGTGCCGCCGGGCGCGCCCGGGGAGCTCTACGTCGCGGGAGCCCAGCTCGCCCGTGGCTACCTGAGCCGGGCCGCCGGCACCGCCGAACGCTTTCCCGCCGACCCCTTCGGGCCCGCGGGTGAACGCATGTACCGCACCGGTGACCTGGTCCGCCGCACCCGCGACGGGGGTCTGGAATACCTGGGCCGCACCGACTTCCAGCTCAAGTTGCGGGGGCAGCGGCTGGAACCGGGGGAGGTGGAGTCCGCACTGTGCGCCCACCCGGAGGTAGTGGAAGCGGTGGTGGCGATCCGCCGCGACCGGCTGGTCGGCTATCTGCGCACCGTCGCCGGGGCCACCCCGGAACCGGACGACGTCCTCGCCGTGGCACGAAAGCGGTTGCCCGGATACATGATTCCCGCCGACCTGGTCCTGCTCGAGGCCTTTCCGCTCGGTACGACGGGCAAGCTGGACCGGGCCGCGCTGCCCGATCCGGAGCCGGTGTGCCGGGTCTACGCCGCGCCGGAGACCGCGGACGAGCAGGCGGTCGCGGATGTCTTCAGCGTCGAACTCGGTGTCGAGAAGGTCGGTCGCGAGGACGACTTCTTCACCGTGGGCGGAAACTCGCTGTCCGCCATCAGGGTTCGCGCCGCCCTGGCCCGCAGCCTCGGCCTTCCGGTGCCCTTGGCGCTGCTGTTCGCACATCCACGGGTGCGCGAGCTGGCCGCCGCGCTCCGGGCGGAAACGGTCGCGAACATGGCCGAGCCGGACTGGGCTGCCGATGCGGTGCTGGACCCGGAGATCACCGCCCACGATCTCCCGCCACGAAGACCCGGCCCGCTCGCGGCGGTACTGCTCACCGGCGCAACGGGTTTCCTCGGCGGGTTCCTCCTGCGTGAGCTGCTCGAACGCACTGATGCCACCGTGTATTGCCTGACCCGGGCCGCCGACCCGGCCGCCGCCCGGCACCGCATCCACGTGAACGCGGACCGCTACGGCATCGACCTGGGTGCGTATCAGGACCGAATAGTCGCGGTGCCGGGTGATCTCGCCCGGCCCCGACTCGGCCTGAGCGCCGCAGACTTCACCACCCTGGCCGAACGCCTCGACGCCATCTATCACAATGCCGCGCACGTCAATCACCTCGAACCGTATGCCCGCATGCGCGCCGCCAATGTCGGCGGCACCGCCGAGATCTTGCGCCTGGCCACCACACACCACCGCACACCGGTCCGGTACATCTCCACGGCCTCGGTCCCCGATGGCCCGCTCCCGGACGGCCTGCCCGGCTACGTCCGGACGAAATGGGTTGGCGAACAACTCGTCCGGGCTGCCGCCGACCGCGGACTGCCGGTCCGCATCCATCGCCCCGGGCTGATCACCGGCGACTCCCACACCGGCGCGGCCGGTTCCGACGACGCCTGGTGGACGATGCTGCGCGCCATGCTGGTGCTGGGCCTCGCCCCGGAGTTGCCGGACGGCGCGGTCGCGATGCTTCCCGTCGACCAAGTGGCCGCCGCGGTGGTATCGGGCGCGGCGTGGCAGCGCCCGGCCGAAACCGGTGACGCCACACCGGTCGTGCTGCTCCCGAGCCGCACGGTGTCCCTCGCGGCGGTCCGGGACGAGATCCTCTCCCGCGGTTACCGTCTCGCCTCGGTCGCACCGGCGGACTTCGCGGCCGCCCTGCTGACCGCCGCCGAACGGCCCGATGCCGACGCGCTGCTCGTCCGCGCGGCGGCGCTGAGCATCAACTATTCGGCCGAGGTCACCGGGATGGCCGGGCGCGATCCGCATTCGGCCTGCGCCGGTGTCGATCGCGCGATCCTGTCCCGCTACCTCGACTACTACGTGCGCACGGGCTTCCTGTCGCCCGCGTGA